Proteins from a single region of Sphingopyxis sp. BSN-002:
- a CDS encoding HlyD family secretion protein: protein MNAQTAIAADASAEAPVRRRLALPRKAWKIGLIALAVAALGIWWLIAPKSVESTDNAYLQADSSEVAPRVGGLVTAVLVKDNQVVKAGDPLVRIDVRDYDSRVMAAEAAVADADAQVATARATLASLGAEQKLAAAHVRSMNTQIAAADAEYVRAAADRKRYDALLVDGFVPRRDAEQVSANAVSAASAAQRSRADLGASIEAAAVTRAKGPVLAAQIQAAEANAAKARAALALAKLDRGHTLIVAPIDGVVGNRRIQVGDYVQPGSRVLTVVPVKSIYVTANFKETQTREMRPGQKAEVYVDALGETLSGTVESLAPGSGSEFTLLPFEPGSGNFTKIVQRVGVRIRLNPGQPALAQLRPGLSVTAKVRLRD, encoded by the coding sequence ATGAACGCGCAGACCGCCATCGCCGCCGATGCGTCGGCCGAAGCACCCGTCCGTCGCCGCCTCGCCCTGCCGAGGAAGGCATGGAAGATCGGCCTGATCGCGCTCGCCGTGGCGGCGCTCGGCATCTGGTGGCTGATTGCGCCGAAGAGCGTCGAGTCGACCGACAATGCTTATCTGCAGGCCGATTCGAGCGAGGTCGCGCCGCGCGTCGGCGGACTCGTCACCGCGGTGCTGGTGAAGGACAATCAGGTCGTGAAGGCGGGCGATCCGCTCGTCCGCATCGACGTGCGCGACTATGACTCGCGCGTGATGGCGGCCGAGGCCGCGGTGGCGGACGCCGATGCGCAGGTCGCGACGGCGCGCGCGACGCTCGCATCGCTTGGCGCCGAACAGAAGCTTGCGGCGGCGCATGTGCGTTCGATGAACACCCAGATTGCAGCGGCCGACGCCGAATATGTGCGCGCCGCCGCCGACCGGAAGCGCTACGACGCGCTGCTGGTCGACGGTTTCGTGCCGCGCCGCGATGCCGAGCAGGTTTCGGCCAATGCGGTGAGCGCGGCTTCGGCGGCGCAGCGCTCGCGCGCCGACCTCGGCGCCAGCATCGAGGCGGCCGCGGTGACGCGCGCAAAGGGTCCGGTTCTTGCGGCACAGATCCAGGCGGCCGAGGCAAACGCCGCCAAGGCGCGCGCAGCGCTCGCGCTTGCGAAGCTTGACCGCGGGCATACGCTGATCGTCGCGCCGATCGACGGGGTCGTCGGCAACCGCCGCATTCAGGTCGGCGACTATGTCCAGCCGGGCTCGCGCGTGCTGACGGTCGTGCCGGTGAAGTCGATCTATGTGACCGCCAATTTCAAGGAAACGCAGACGCGCGAGATGCGGCCGGGGCAGAAGGCCGAAGTCTATGTCGACGCGCTCGGCGAGACGCTGAGCGGCACGGTCGAGAGCCTCGCGCCGGGGTCGGGAAGCGAGTTCACGCTGCTGCCCTTCGAGCCCGGGTCGGGCAATTTCACCAAGATCGTCCAGCGCGTCGGCGTACGCATCCGGCTCAATCCGGGGCAGCCGGCGCTCGCGCAGCTCCGGCCCGGCCTGTCCGTGACGGCGAAGGTGCGCCTGCGCGATTGA
- a CDS encoding septation protein IspZ, producing MKTLLYAIGPMIFDSLGIIVFAVLLALGADIVVATVAGTAVAVAVVGYELARGKKVAALQWISLASVLLTAAATLMTGDPRFVMAKPTIVYLIVGTVMLRRGWLDRYIPPEQKALVGDVMDRFGMIWAALMFLSAALNLIVAVFFTQWWPLFVGIFPLSSKFGLFAVHIAVVHVIGRNRLRRRGGGLQPAVAE from the coding sequence ATGAAGACGCTGCTTTACGCCATTGGACCAATGATCTTCGACTCGCTGGGCATCATCGTCTTTGCGGTGCTGCTCGCGCTCGGCGCCGACATCGTCGTCGCCACCGTTGCCGGCACCGCGGTGGCCGTTGCCGTCGTCGGTTACGAACTGGCGCGCGGCAAGAAGGTCGCGGCGCTGCAATGGATCAGCCTTGCGTCGGTGCTGCTCACCGCTGCCGCGACGCTCATGACCGGCGATCCGCGCTTCGTGATGGCAAAGCCTACGATCGTCTATCTGATCGTCGGGACGGTGATGCTGCGCCGCGGCTGGCTCGACCGCTATATCCCGCCCGAACAGAAAGCGCTGGTCGGCGACGTCATGGACCGCTTTGGCATGATCTGGGCGGCGCTGATGTTCCTGAGCGCCGCGCTGAACCTGATCGTCGCGGTTTTCTTCACCCAGTGGTGGCCGCTGTTCGTCGGGATATTCCCGCTGTCGTCCAAATTCGGGCTGTTCGCGGTCCACATCGCGGTGGTGCACGTCATCGGCCGGAACCGGCTGCGCCGCCGCGGGGGCGGATTGCAGCCGGCCGTCGCCGAATAG
- a CDS encoding TetR/AcrR family transcriptional regulator — MRYSSAHKAETRERVLKEAAKEIRERGPDNVAVAGIMARAGLTHGGFYAHFPSKDALVKEAIGTMFADARRRSATIDAEGDPRSVLRAYVDFYLSPAHRDGRDRGCPLPTLSGDFARSKPETRERFGAGVVGIASRLAAPLGQLGFASPDAEAHALLAQLVGGVALARAVGDAELSDALLADTRASIVARYGLETVQ; from the coding sequence GTGCGCTATTCAAGTGCCCACAAGGCGGAGACCCGCGAACGGGTCCTGAAAGAGGCGGCGAAGGAGATTCGCGAGCGTGGTCCGGACAATGTGGCGGTTGCGGGCATCATGGCCCGTGCGGGCCTGACGCACGGCGGCTTCTACGCGCATTTCCCGTCGAAGGATGCGCTGGTGAAGGAAGCGATCGGCACGATGTTCGCCGACGCGCGCCGGCGCTCGGCGACGATCGACGCTGAGGGCGATCCGCGCTCCGTGCTGCGCGCCTATGTCGATTTCTACCTCTCGCCGGCGCATCGCGACGGGCGCGATCGCGGCTGTCCGCTGCCGACGCTGTCGGGCGATTTCGCGCGATCAAAGCCCGAGACGCGCGAGCGCTTCGGTGCGGGGGTGGTCGGGATAGCGAGCCGCCTTGCCGCGCCGCTGGGCCAGCTGGGTTTCGCCAGCCCCGATGCCGAGGCGCATGCGCTGCTCGCACAGCTCGTGGGCGGGGTCGCGCTTGCGCGGGCGGTCGGCGACGCGGAATTGTCCGATGCGCTGCTCGCCGACACGCGCGCCAGCATCGTCGCCCGCTATGGTCTGGAGACGGTGCAATGA
- the katG gene encoding catalase/peroxidase HPI: MNDQTPIGGGCPVHQPGGVRGLLGRTNKDWWPEMLATEILNPNGSSNPLGDDFDYAAAFKSLDYQALKDDLTALMTDSQPWWPADYGHYGPFFIRMAWHAAGTYRTADGRGGANSGQQRFAPLDSWPDNGNLDKARRLLWPIKQKYGNKISWADLFILTGNVAIESMGGPVFGFGGGRADVFEPERDIYWGSEDKWVNEGVQTRIDPDKGLDAIEGPLAAIQMGLIYVNPEGPGGNPDPLLSARDIKETFHRMAMNHEETVALTAGGHTFGKAHGNGDASLLGAAPSGGDLAAQGFGWVSSHESGGIGEHAVTSGIEGAWVNTPTEWSENYFRLLLDYEYELVRSPAGAQQWQPINQKPEDMAPAAWDPSIKVPTMMTTADMALKVDPEFRKISEKFRNDHEAFKDAFARAWFKLCHRDMGPKIRYLGPEVPAEDLIWQDPVPAGTIPSDAEVAAVKDKIAASGLTVSELIKTAWASASTFRKSDFRGGANGARVRLAPQKDWEVNEPALLAKVLNTLEGVRGTLSIADTIVLGGVVALEKAIKDAGFNVPVPFTGGRGDATAEQTDAESFEVMEPEADAFRNYVGKKKLAVKVEEMMLDRASLLGLSLPEMTVLIGGLRVLGANHGERGHGHFTKRSGQLTNDFFVNLYDMTNVWKAEGDGDDEFIATDRKDGGEKWRATRADLIFGSNAELRAVGEVYAQSDSGEKFVKDFVKAWTKVMNADRFDLA; this comes from the coding sequence ATGAACGACCAGACCCCCATCGGCGGCGGCTGCCCGGTGCATCAGCCCGGCGGCGTCCGCGGCCTGCTCGGCAGGACCAACAAGGATTGGTGGCCCGAGATGCTGGCGACCGAAATCCTCAATCCCAACGGGTCGTCGAACCCGCTGGGTGACGATTTCGACTATGCCGCGGCGTTCAAGTCGCTCGATTACCAGGCGCTGAAGGACGACCTGACCGCGCTGATGACCGACAGCCAGCCGTGGTGGCCGGCGGATTATGGCCATTACGGGCCCTTCTTCATCCGCATGGCATGGCACGCCGCGGGCACCTATCGCACCGCCGACGGCCGCGGCGGCGCTAACAGCGGGCAGCAGCGCTTCGCGCCGCTCGACAGCTGGCCCGACAACGGCAACCTCGACAAGGCGCGCCGCCTGTTGTGGCCGATCAAGCAGAAATACGGCAACAAGATCAGCTGGGCCGACCTGTTCATCCTGACCGGCAATGTCGCAATCGAAAGCATGGGCGGGCCGGTTTTCGGCTTCGGCGGCGGCCGCGCCGACGTGTTCGAGCCCGAGCGCGACATCTATTGGGGCAGCGAGGACAAGTGGGTCAACGAAGGCGTGCAGACCCGCATCGATCCCGACAAGGGACTCGACGCGATCGAAGGGCCGCTGGCCGCGATCCAGATGGGCCTGATCTACGTCAATCCGGAAGGCCCGGGCGGCAATCCCGACCCGCTGCTGTCGGCGCGCGACATCAAGGAAACCTTCCACCGCATGGCGATGAACCATGAGGAAACCGTCGCCCTGACCGCGGGCGGCCACACCTTCGGCAAGGCGCATGGCAATGGCGACGCCTCGCTGCTCGGCGCGGCGCCGTCGGGCGGCGATCTGGCGGCGCAGGGCTTCGGCTGGGTCAGCAGCCACGAGAGCGGCGGCATCGGCGAACATGCCGTGACCAGCGGCATCGAAGGGGCGTGGGTCAACACGCCGACGGAATGGTCGGAGAATTATTTCCGCCTGCTGCTCGACTATGAGTATGAGCTGGTCCGCTCGCCGGCGGGTGCGCAGCAGTGGCAGCCGATCAACCAGAAGCCGGAGGATATGGCCCCGGCCGCGTGGGATCCGTCCATCAAGGTTCCGACGATGATGACGACCGCCGACATGGCGCTGAAGGTCGATCCCGAGTTCCGCAAGATCAGCGAGAAGTTCCGCAATGACCATGAGGCGTTCAAGGACGCCTTCGCGCGCGCCTGGTTCAAGCTGTGCCACCGCGATATGGGACCGAAGATCCGCTACCTCGGCCCAGAGGTTCCCGCCGAGGACCTGATCTGGCAGGATCCGGTTCCGGCCGGCACCATTCCGTCGGACGCCGAAGTGGCGGCGGTGAAGGACAAGATCGCCGCGAGCGGACTGACCGTCAGCGAGCTGATCAAGACCGCCTGGGCATCGGCGAGCACCTTCCGCAAGTCCGACTTCCGCGGCGGCGCCAATGGCGCGCGCGTCCGCCTGGCGCCGCAGAAGGACTGGGAGGTCAACGAACCCGCGCTGCTCGCCAAGGTGCTGAACACGCTCGAGGGGGTGCGCGGCACTCTGTCGATCGCCGACACGATCGTGCTGGGCGGCGTCGTCGCGCTCGAAAAGGCGATCAAGGACGCGGGCTTTAACGTCCCCGTCCCGTTCACCGGCGGCCGCGGCGATGCGACCGCGGAACAGACCGACGCCGAAAGCTTCGAGGTGATGGAGCCCGAGGCCGACGCTTTCCGCAACTATGTCGGCAAGAAGAAGCTGGCAGTGAAGGTCGAGGAAATGATGCTCGACCGCGCCTCGCTGCTCGGCCTGTCGCTGCCTGAAATGACGGTGCTGATCGGGGGCTTGCGCGTCCTCGGCGCCAATCATGGCGAGCGCGGGCACGGCCATTTCACCAAGCGGTCGGGTCAGCTCACCAACGACTTCTTCGTCAACCTTTATGACATGACCAATGTCTGGAAGGCCGAAGGCGACGGCGACGATGAATTTATCGCCACCGACCGCAAGGACGGCGGCGAGAAGTGGCGGGCGACACGCGCCGATCTGATCTTCGGCTCGAATGCCGAGCTGCGCGCCGTCGGCGAGGTCTATGCGCAGTCCGACAGCGGCGAGAAGTTCGTGAAGGATTTCGTCAAGGCCTGGACCAAGGTGATGAACGCCGACCGTTTCGACCTCGCCTGA
- a CDS encoding YdeI/OmpD-associated family protein — protein sequence MSRDPRVDAYIAKRQPFAQPILNHLRELVHKHAPGSEETLKWGVPHFVINGQNLAGMAAFKEHATFGFWRDEEVTGSPRDTGAMGSMGRLATLADLPSDKQMADWIGKAAALCAEGKPKRPKAAPKPTLDLPADLGSALKANAAAQGHWDAFSPGKRRDYIEWVLEAKREETRAKRIETIVAQVAEGKDRNWKYKSC from the coding sequence ATGAGCCGCGACCCGCGCGTCGACGCCTATATCGCAAAGCGTCAGCCCTTCGCGCAGCCGATCCTCAATCACCTCCGCGAGCTGGTGCACAAACACGCGCCAGGCAGCGAAGAAACACTGAAATGGGGCGTGCCGCATTTCGTGATCAACGGGCAGAATCTCGCCGGCATGGCGGCGTTCAAGGAACATGCGACCTTCGGCTTCTGGCGTGACGAGGAAGTCACGGGATCGCCGCGCGATACCGGAGCGATGGGCAGCATGGGGCGCCTCGCGACGCTTGCCGACCTGCCGTCGGACAAGCAGATGGCGGACTGGATCGGAAAGGCCGCAGCGCTCTGTGCCGAGGGCAAGCCGAAGCGGCCGAAGGCGGCACCGAAGCCGACGCTCGATCTGCCCGCCGACCTCGGCTCGGCGCTGAAAGCCAATGCCGCGGCGCAGGGCCATTGGGATGCTTTCTCGCCCGGCAAACGCCGCGACTATATCGAATGGGTGCTCGAGGCGAAGCGCGAGGAAACGCGCGCAAAACGCATCGAAACGATCGTCGCGCAGGTCGCCGAGGGCAAGGATCGCAACTGGAAGTACAAGAGCTGCTAA
- a CDS encoding DHA2 family efflux MFS transporter permease subunit: MASIPLSSGQNPAKDDTPFDPAAMPNARKYLIFAVMAFGQFMALIDIQIVAASLNEVQAGLSAGPDEISWVQTAYLMAELVMIPFSAFLAQALSTRWLFAGSAALFTLSSIACGLAWNIESMILFRAVQGFVGGAMIPTVFATGYMLFQGKQRAMIPAILGMVSVLAPTLGPTVGGWITDSLGWRWVFFINVLPGAMVTLLILMLVRVDKPNLPMLRRIDWVHLASMAVFLAGLEFVLEEGPKHDWFSEPEIAIGAWVSFVAFGLFLERSFRSDGPIVKLSPFRVPTFVFACVFNLVIGFGLYASTYLIPIYLGRVQGYNASEIGTTVFIAGIAQLMGVPIAAALSQKVDQRIVITFGLGLFAVGLWMFSFMTPEWGFAALFWPQVVRSFAIMLCIVPSVGLALGNFEGPELRYASGLFNLMRNLGGAIGIALVNTWLGDNMRLHALRLSEALGRGGEAAREAAANLTHGIGQYVTDPALAAQMANGVLGRIVGREALTLAFDDVFRLMSWIFLAALIMVPFCKPPPIGGPAPTDAH; the protein is encoded by the coding sequence ATGGCCTCCATCCCGCTCTCCTCCGGGCAAAACCCCGCAAAAGACGACACGCCCTTCGACCCGGCGGCGATGCCCAACGCGCGGAAATATCTGATCTTTGCGGTGATGGCGTTCGGCCAGTTCATGGCGCTGATCGACATCCAGATCGTCGCCGCATCGCTCAACGAAGTGCAGGCGGGACTCAGCGCCGGGCCCGACGAGATCAGCTGGGTGCAGACCGCCTATCTGATGGCCGAGCTCGTGATGATACCCTTCTCGGCCTTCCTCGCTCAGGCGCTGTCGACGCGCTGGCTGTTCGCGGGATCGGCGGCGCTGTTCACCCTGTCGAGCATCGCGTGCGGGCTCGCGTGGAACATCGAATCGATGATCCTGTTCCGCGCTGTCCAGGGCTTCGTCGGCGGCGCGATGATCCCGACGGTGTTCGCGACCGGCTATATGCTCTTCCAGGGCAAGCAGCGCGCGATGATCCCCGCGATCCTCGGCATGGTATCGGTGCTCGCGCCGACGCTCGGCCCGACGGTCGGCGGCTGGATCACCGACAGTCTGGGGTGGCGCTGGGTCTTCTTCATCAACGTTCTGCCCGGCGCGATGGTGACGCTGCTGATCCTGATGCTCGTCCGCGTCGACAAGCCCAATTTGCCGATGCTCCGCCGGATCGACTGGGTCCACCTCGCCTCGATGGCGGTGTTCCTCGCAGGCCTCGAATTCGTGCTCGAGGAGGGGCCGAAGCACGACTGGTTCAGCGAACCCGAAATCGCGATCGGCGCGTGGGTGTCGTTCGTCGCCTTCGGCCTCTTCCTCGAGCGCTCTTTCCGCTCCGACGGACCGATCGTGAAGCTGTCGCCCTTCCGGGTGCCGACCTTCGTCTTTGCCTGCGTCTTCAATCTGGTGATCGGTTTCGGCCTCTATGCCAGCACCTATCTGATCCCGATCTACCTCGGCCGCGTGCAGGGATATAATGCGTCGGAGATCGGCACGACCGTGTTTATCGCCGGGATCGCGCAACTCATGGGCGTCCCGATCGCGGCCGCGCTATCGCAGAAGGTGGACCAGCGGATCGTCATCACCTTCGGGCTCGGCCTGTTCGCCGTCGGCCTTTGGATGTTCAGCTTCATGACCCCCGAATGGGGTTTCGCCGCGCTGTTCTGGCCGCAGGTCGTGCGCAGCTTTGCGATCATGCTCTGCATCGTCCCGTCGGTCGGGCTCGCGCTCGGCAATTTCGAGGGGCCCGAGCTGCGCTATGCCTCGGGCCTGTTCAACCTGATGCGCAACCTCGGCGGCGCGATCGGCATCGCGCTCGTCAACACCTGGCTCGGCGACAATATGCGCCTCCACGCGCTGCGTCTATCCGAAGCCTTGGGCCGCGGCGGCGAAGCGGCGCGCGAGGCGGCCGCCAACCTGACGCACGGCATCGGCCAATATGTCACCGACCCTGCGCTCGCGGCGCAGATGGCGAACGGCGTGCTCGGCCGGATCGTCGGACGCGAAGCGCTGACGCTCGCCTTCGACGACGTCTTCCGCCTGATGTCGTGGATATTCTTGGCGGCGCTGATCATGGTCCCGTTCTGCAAGCCGCCGCCGATCGGAGGCCCGGCCCCGACCGACGCGCATTAA
- the ubiG gene encoding bifunctional 2-polyprenyl-6-hydroxyphenol methylase/3-demethylubiquinol 3-O-methyltransferase UbiG — MSAATINPNEAAHFGALAADWWDPHGSSAMLHKLNPVRLAYIRDRIDAHWHVDARERYPLSGRSAIDVGCGAGLLAEPLARMGAKVTGVDAAPENIAAARDHAAGQGLAIHYHAGELAALPAATFDLVTSMEVVEHVTDPAAFIAELAARLAPGGLMILSTPNRTALSKLLLVEAAERIGAVPRGTHDWDQFLKPEELTGLMEEAGLQVIDRTGLSPSPAKGFKLGGSEALNYLVAARHAG, encoded by the coding sequence ATGAGTGCCGCGACGATCAATCCGAATGAAGCCGCCCATTTCGGCGCACTCGCCGCCGACTGGTGGGATCCGCATGGATCGTCGGCGATGCTGCACAAGCTGAACCCGGTGCGACTGGCCTATATCCGTGACCGGATCGATGCGCATTGGCATGTCGATGCGCGCGAGCGTTATCCGCTGTCGGGGCGCAGCGCGATCGACGTCGGTTGCGGCGCGGGGCTGCTGGCCGAGCCGCTGGCGCGCATGGGTGCGAAGGTGACCGGGGTCGATGCGGCCCCGGAGAATATTGCGGCGGCACGCGATCATGCGGCGGGGCAGGGGCTGGCGATCCATTATCATGCCGGCGAACTTGCGGCTTTGCCCGCGGCGACCTTCGACCTCGTCACGTCGATGGAGGTGGTCGAGCATGTGACCGATCCTGCGGCCTTTATTGCTGAACTCGCGGCGCGGCTCGCGCCCGGAGGGCTGATGATCCTGTCGACCCCGAACCGGACCGCGCTGTCGAAGCTGCTGCTTGTCGAAGCGGCCGAGCGGATCGGCGCGGTGCCGCGCGGGACGCACGACTGGGATCAGTTTCTGAAACCCGAAGAGCTGACCGGCCTGATGGAAGAGGCGGGGTTGCAGGTGATCGACCGCACCGGCCTGTCGCCGTCGCCGGCGAAGGGCTTCAAATTGGGCGGCAGCGAGGCGCTCAACTATCTCGTCGCGGCAAGGCACGCGGGATGA
- a CDS encoding PaaI family thioesterase: protein MTLAKVRGLIASGGRPPIGHTMGFQLVDAGDGWAAFEGVPGPEHYNPMGTVHGGYAATLLDSACGIAVVTKLAEDQAMTTLELKTSYLKAMTEKTGKVRAEGHVISIGRRVAYVEARLTDEAGRLYATATSTLLVLSQ, encoded by the coding sequence ATGACGCTTGCGAAGGTGCGCGGGCTGATCGCGAGCGGAGGTCGCCCGCCGATCGGACACACGATGGGCTTTCAGCTCGTCGATGCGGGTGACGGCTGGGCGGCGTTCGAGGGGGTACCGGGCCCCGAGCATTATAATCCGATGGGCACCGTGCATGGCGGCTATGCCGCGACGCTGCTCGATTCGGCGTGCGGGATCGCCGTGGTGACCAAACTCGCCGAGGATCAGGCGATGACCACGCTCGAACTCAAGACATCCTATCTGAAAGCGATGACCGAGAAGACGGGCAAGGTCCGCGCCGAAGGCCATGTCATCTCGATCGGGCGCCGCGTCGCCTATGTCGAGGCGAGGCTGACTGACGAAGCCGGACGCCTCTATGCGACTGCGACCTCGACCTTGCTGGTGCTGAGCCAATGA
- a CDS encoding aspartate kinase encodes MARIVMKFGGTSMAGTERIRTVAKLVAREVANGNEVAVVVSAMAGETDRLVNFCREANPRYDPAEYDVVVAAGEQVTSGLLALTLQAMGVPARSWLGWQLPIRTEEAHARARILDIDTGGLLAAMGRGEVAVIPGFQGMMDDGRVSTLGRGGSDTSAVAVAAAVKADRCDIYTDVDGVYTTDPRIVARARKLDYVTYEEMLELASVGAKVLQTRSVGLAMKMGVRVQVLSSFVEGDEAPKKGTMIVSDEEIEEHQMERQLITGIAHDKNEAKIIVTRVPDKPGAVANIFGPLAAAGINVDMIIQNVGREKGETDVTFTVPGTDLLRSIDLLEGAKDKIGFNRIISDDKVAKISVVGVGMKSHAGVASTMFRALADRGINIQAISTSEIKVSVLIDEDETELAVRVLHTAYGLDAD; translated from the coding sequence ATGGCGCGGATCGTGATGAAATTCGGGGGCACGTCGATGGCGGGCACCGAGCGGATTCGCACTGTGGCGAAGCTCGTCGCGCGCGAAGTGGCGAACGGCAACGAGGTCGCGGTCGTCGTGTCGGCGATGGCGGGCGAGACCGACCGGCTTGTCAATTTCTGCCGCGAGGCGAACCCGCGCTACGACCCCGCCGAATATGACGTCGTCGTCGCAGCCGGCGAGCAGGTCACGTCGGGGCTGCTTGCGCTGACGCTGCAGGCCATGGGCGTTCCCGCACGCAGCTGGCTCGGCTGGCAGCTCCCGATCCGTACCGAGGAAGCGCACGCGCGCGCGCGCATCCTCGACATCGACACCGGCGGTCTGCTCGCGGCGATGGGCCGCGGCGAAGTGGCGGTGATCCCGGGCTTCCAGGGCATGATGGATGACGGCCGCGTCTCGACGCTCGGTCGCGGCGGATCGGACACCAGCGCGGTCGCGGTGGCCGCGGCAGTGAAGGCCGACCGCTGCGACATCTACACCGACGTCGACGGCGTCTATACGACCGACCCGCGCATCGTCGCGCGCGCGCGCAAGCTCGATTATGTCACCTATGAGGAAATGCTCGAACTCGCGAGCGTCGGCGCCAAGGTGCTCCAGACCCGCTCGGTCGGGCTGGCGATGAAGATGGGCGTGCGCGTGCAGGTGCTCTCCAGCTTCGTCGAGGGCGACGAGGCTCCGAAAAAAGGCACGATGATCGTCAGCGACGAGGAAATAGAGGAACATCAGATGGAACGGCAGCTGATCACCGGCATCGCCCACGACAAGAATGAAGCGAAGATCATCGTCACGCGCGTGCCCGACAAGCCGGGCGCGGTCGCGAACATCTTCGGCCCGCTCGCCGCCGCGGGCATCAACGTCGACATGATCATCCAGAATGTCGGCCGCGAAAAGGGCGAGACCGACGTGACCTTTACCGTCCCGGGCACCGACCTGCTCCGCTCGATCGACCTGCTCGAAGGCGCGAAGGACAAGATCGGGTTCAACCGCATCATCAGCGACGACAAGGTCGCGAAGATCAGCGTCGTCGGCGTCGGCATGAAGAGCCACGCGGGCGTTGCGAGCACGATGTTCCGCGCGCTCGCCGATCGCGGGATCAACATCCAGGCGATCTCGACCAGCGAGATCAAGGTCAGCGTCCTGATCGACGAGGACGAAACCGAACTCGCGGTGCGCGTGCTGCACACCGCCTACGGGCTCGACGCCGACTGA